In a single window of the Fibrobacter sp. UWB15 genome:
- a CDS encoding DNA gyrase/topoisomerase IV subunit A: MSEETKDSTLGLSNVNHLEKLYDGWFLDYASYVILDRAVPYYEDGLKPVQRRILHSLFENHDGRYQKVATIVGRTMAYHPHGDASIGDALVGLGQKNLLIDTQGNWGNPFTGDRAAAPRYIEGRLTPFAVDVVFNPETTEWIPSYDGRSQEPVTLPVKFPLLLAQGVDGIAVGLSTSILPHNFRELCEASIAILKGKKFTLYPDFFTGGIIDVSDYNDGQRGGKVRVRAKIEKVDNKTLAIREIPYGTTTVSLIESIVKANDKGKIKIKHVDDNTSKEVEILVHLQPGTDPQVAIDALYTFTDCEKSISPCTCVIVDKHPKFLGVSDILRMNTEHTVKLLEWELANELKHLEDKWHMTTLEKIFIEKEVYEVIKKAKDREQIISLVREGLTPYLKRLHRKEVTDEEIGKLIEIPIRRISHYDREKADQLLRELEESIATCKYNQEHITEYTIEHFKNILKKYGEGKERRTQIAEFGKVEAVHVALANQKLYVNRKEGFLGTGMKKEEYLFDVSEYDDLIVFKADGSFKVVKVSDKDFVGKNILLVEKFKKDDDRHIYNVIHQDGKDGAYYIKRFNVGGVTRDKDYFMGKGKPGSKILYMSSNLNGEAEVVEVTLKPRPRTKLNFEVDFSTIDVKGRGAMGNIVTKYPVKSIKRVRKGVSTLGARVLYFDALAGIISTQKKGDRIGEFGEKDKILIVKENGTARVHDMADPILVGTGVKYIHKFDPEQVFTILYFEGGNFNYMVKRFNLEGCPMTTEFSLVSDHKDTQMIEFFATDDARELMEYQVGREVQKEELDLTEVAEVKGYKALGSKFTAKKVKRATRITPPDSFDDGSSEDEGSDESDPELFD; the protein is encoded by the coding sequence ATGAGCGAAGAAACTAAAGATTCGACCCTTGGACTTTCGAACGTGAACCACCTTGAAAAACTCTACGACGGGTGGTTCCTGGACTACGCCAGCTACGTGATTTTGGACCGTGCCGTTCCTTACTATGAGGACGGACTTAAGCCGGTGCAGCGCCGCATTCTGCATTCCCTTTTCGAAAACCACGACGGACGCTACCAGAAGGTGGCCACCATCGTCGGTCGAACCATGGCCTACCACCCGCACGGCGACGCCTCCATTGGCGATGCTCTCGTGGGCCTCGGCCAGAAGAATTTGCTGATTGACACCCAGGGTAACTGGGGTAACCCCTTCACGGGCGACCGCGCCGCAGCACCGCGTTATATCGAAGGCCGCCTCACGCCATTCGCTGTCGATGTCGTATTCAACCCCGAAACCACTGAATGGATCCCGAGCTACGACGGCCGTAGCCAGGAACCGGTGACCCTCCCGGTCAAGTTCCCGCTGCTCTTGGCCCAAGGTGTGGACGGCATTGCCGTGGGTCTTTCGACCTCGATCCTCCCCCACAACTTCCGCGAACTCTGCGAAGCTAGCATTGCGATTCTGAAGGGCAAAAAGTTTACGCTGTACCCGGATTTCTTCACGGGCGGCATCATCGACGTGAGCGACTACAACGACGGCCAGCGCGGCGGCAAGGTCCGCGTGCGCGCGAAGATTGAAAAAGTCGACAACAAGACGCTCGCCATCCGCGAAATTCCCTACGGCACCACCACCGTAAGCCTGATCGAAAGCATCGTGAAGGCAAACGACAAGGGTAAAATCAAGATCAAGCACGTAGACGACAACACGAGTAAAGAAGTCGAAATCCTCGTGCACCTGCAGCCGGGCACCGACCCGCAGGTCGCCATCGACGCCCTCTATACCTTTACCGACTGCGAAAAGTCCATTTCGCCCTGCACCTGCGTGATTGTCGACAAGCACCCGAAATTCCTCGGCGTCTCCGACATTCTGCGCATGAACACGGAGCACACGGTCAAGCTTTTGGAATGGGAACTCGCCAACGAACTCAAGCACCTCGAAGACAAGTGGCACATGACCACCCTCGAAAAGATTTTCATCGAAAAGGAAGTCTACGAGGTCATCAAGAAGGCAAAAGACCGCGAACAGATTATCAGCCTCGTGCGCGAAGGACTCACTCCTTACCTCAAGCGCCTGCACCGCAAAGAAGTCACTGACGAAGAAATCGGCAAGCTCATCGAAATTCCGATCCGCCGCATCAGCCATTACGACCGTGAAAAGGCCGACCAGCTTTTGCGCGAACTCGAAGAAAGCATCGCAACCTGCAAGTACAACCAGGAACACATTACCGAATACACCATCGAGCACTTCAAGAACATCTTGAAGAAGTACGGCGAAGGCAAGGAACGCCGCACGCAGATTGCGGAATTCGGCAAGGTGGAAGCCGTGCACGTGGCTCTCGCGAACCAGAAGCTTTACGTAAACCGCAAGGAAGGCTTCCTCGGCACCGGCATGAAGAAGGAAGAATACCTCTTCGACGTGTCCGAATACGACGACCTGATTGTGTTCAAGGCCGACGGCAGCTTCAAGGTCGTCAAGGTCAGCGACAAGGACTTCGTGGGCAAAAACATCTTGCTCGTCGAAAAGTTCAAGAAGGACGACGACCGCCACATTTATAACGTGATTCACCAGGACGGCAAGGACGGCGCCTACTACATCAAGCGATTCAACGTGGGTGGCGTTACCCGCGACAAGGATTACTTCATGGGTAAGGGCAAGCCCGGCAGCAAGATTCTGTACATGTCCAGCAACCTGAACGGCGAAGCCGAAGTCGTAGAAGTCACGCTCAAGCCGCGTCCGCGCACCAAGCTCAACTTCGAGGTGGATTTCAGCACCATCGACGTGAAGGGCCGTGGCGCCATGGGTAACATTGTGACCAAGTACCCGGTCAAGAGCATCAAGCGCGTCCGCAAGGGTGTAAGCACCTTGGGCGCCCGCGTTCTCTACTTTGACGCCCTCGCCGGCATCATCAGCACCCAGAAGAAGGGCGACCGCATCGGCGAATTCGGCGAAAAGGACAAGATCCTGATTGTCAAGGAAAACGGTACCGCCCGCGTGCACGACATGGCCGACCCGATTCTCGTGGGTACCGGTGTCAAGTACATCCACAAGTTCGATCCGGAACAGGTCTTCACAATCCTCTACTTCGAAGGTGGCAACTTCAACTACATGGTGAAGCGATTCAACTTGGAAGGCTGCCCCATGACCACGGAATTCAGCCTCGTGTCTGACCACAAGGATACGCAGATGATTGAATTCTTCGCCACCGATGACGCTCGCGAACTCATGGAATACCAGGTGGGTCGCGAAGTCCAGAAGGAAGAACTGGACCTCACCGAAGTCGCCGAAGTCAAGGGCTACAAGGCTTTGGGCAGCAAGTTCACCGCCAAGAAGGTGAAGCGCGCTACCCGAATTACCCCGCCCGACAGTTTCGACGACGGCTCTAGCGAAGACGAAGGCTCCGACGAATCCGACCCGGAACTCTTTGACTAA